Within the Gossypium hirsutum isolate 1008001.06 unplaced genomic scaffold, Gossypium_hirsutum_v2.1 scaffold_370, whole genome shotgun sequence genome, the region AATCAACTAACATTTATCGAATTTGAAAAAGAGTCAGAAGAAATGGTTCGATCCTCTTATTTAATATtcgaattatataataataatttttaatattctaaaaataaataaaaaatgaaaatctataatctataaatttaatattaatatataaattgcataaaattaaaataaaataaagtaggaaattactaaaaaaatgaatacataAACTAAATACAATAATAGATAAAACGAGATGCGACTTCCCCTAGATATTTTACACTTTCTCCCACAAAAAAACTTGTAATGCCTACTCTATTTGTAATTCCATCGATTACTCGCCTATCAAAAAAATGAGTTAGTTCGGCCAATCCTCTTATACCTTTTGTTAAGGATATTGAATAAAACATATCTATGTAACCACGATTATATGACcaatcatatatcaaatatatcattttatccAATAAAATTCTTTTAGGACCCCTTTTCACAAATGAATTTAGTAAGTTTAAATTTTGTGCAgatgaataaaaaggtttatATAAAAGGAATGCTGTAAATATTCCGAAACAAGCTATACTCACTGAAAAAGttgcatttttaaaaaattgatacgaatcctcaaaatcatttgaattttgATGTAAAAGATTTATAGATGGAGttaataattttgataatatatccAAATGCATTCCTTCTTGATTAAAAGGAATTGCTATAGCTCCAACAAATAAAGTAAATAGAAGCAATATAAGCATAGGAAATAGCATAGTATTATCTGATTCATGAGGATAAGAAAAAGCCTTCTTGTAGCCAAAATTCGTAATAGTAATACGAGCTTCTTTTTTTCCACCAATTGTATATGGCTGCTCGTTATTATTCATTGTTAATGTTAATAAAGGAAATAAACGAAAatttctgttaattattttttgctCTTCTTTACCCCATAGTTTTATTGAATAAAAAGAGCTACTTTTTTTGCCActatatttttgaaaatgaacgTTTAAATGTCCTTCGAAAGTAAGTAAATAGATTCGAAACATATAAAATGCTGTTAATCCGGCATTGGACCAAGCTATTATTGCAAAAATCGGTGAAGACAACCAACTGTCACTAAGAATTTCATCTTTGGACCAAAAACAAGCAAGGGGTGGAATACCACAAAGAGAAAGTGTACCTACTAAAAAAGCAATTCGGGTAACGGGCACGTGCTTTTTTAAACCGCCCATAAAAACCATATTCTGGCTTTTCTCTGGAGAATATCCAACAATAGCTTCCATGGAATGAATAATCGATCCGGATGCTAAAAACAACAATGCTTTCGAATAAGCATGAGTAATCAAATGAAATAAAGCGGCTCGATAAGACCCCATACCTAGAGCTAACATCATATAACCCAGTTGGGACATTGTAGAATAGGCTAAACCCCTCTTAATATCGTTTTGAGAAAGGGCTAAAGTAGCCCCTAATAATACCATTATTATACCTATCAAAGATATTAGATTCATTATGTAAGGTATAACTATAAAAAGAGGAAGCAGGCGGGCTACAAGAAAAATTCCCGTAGCTACCATAGTGGCAGCATGTATAAGAGCCGAAATAGGAGTAGGCCCCTCCATGGCATCAGGTAACCATACATTAAGAGGAAATTGCGCAGATTTAGCAACTGcgccggtaaataataaaaaggcacataaagtaacaaataaaaaatgaacctcattattataaatcaatttattaaatattttgaacAAATCTTGAAATTCGAAACTTCCCATTATCCAATAAAAACCTAAGATTCCTAATAATAAACCAAAATCGCCTATCCGATTAGTTACAAATGCTTTTTGACAAGCGTTTGCCGCTGCGGGTCGTGTGAACCAAAAACCTATTAATAGATAAGAACACATTCCAACTAATtcccaaaaaatataaatttgtatcAAATTACAACTAGTAACTAATCCCAACATTGAAGAAACGTCCACAATAAttatgatgataatgatgatgggGAAAATACCAATTCAAACTGACTGCATTCAAAAAGATGTTACGGCATGGATCGAAATTATAAATTCTCCCATTTTCAAGAGCTTGCTGAGCTTCTTGTGGATCAATGTCACTACCCTTCTCCGcatcatttattaaaatagtgATTTCATTGTTGCCTATTCTAGCAAAACCACCCATCAGAGCCATCGTTAACCATTGGTCGTTAAGGCGTATTCTCAAAATACCTATATCTACTAATAGCGGAAAAATTAGACACCAGGATCGATGGTATCTAATAAGTTCTTCTACCCACCTTCTTTTATcgattttctatctttttcatcCTATTCTATTTtcgttttcaattttcaaatttttcattaGATCAAAATCAGATTTCACTTTTGATTGTATTTGATTCTATTTAATCGGCAGAATCAAAATGAGATGTATAAACGAAAGTTCTGTTTCTACGAAAATTCTTTCGATTAACCAACTCGTTACGAAATCGCGTTGATAGCCTCGACTCATGTCCTAGCCCGTCTGAGAGATAGATTTGCCTCAATTGTTTGCCTCTTGCCTTCAGCTTTCCTCAAGTTAGCTTCCGCTATTTCAAGAGCTTGCTGAGCTTTTTGTGGATCAATGTCACTACCCTTCTTCGCATCATTTACTAAAATAGTGATTTCATTGTTGCCTATTCTAGCAAAACCACCCATCAGAGCCATCGTTAACCATTGGTCGTTAAGGCGTATTCTCAAAATACCTATATCTACAACTGTGGCAACAAGATCAAGTTGGTAAGGATTAAAATAtcctttactttttttatttatttctatgatcGATGATCATAGAGGTACTATCGGGTCGGGTGAATTCAATAATAGACGCCTAGTGGCATTCCAGCTTTCCTTCTCCTTTCAGGACCTATCCGAAAGAGAATCCAGTACTTCTCAGTTGTGAATATCTGAATAGGGCGAACCGCCCCGTGGATATCTTTGCTTCGGAATAAAACAATTAGAATAGAATTAGGCTCGGTCAATTGGAATATGTATTATCCATATATTATCCATATAGGGGATCCTCCAGTTGAGAAGATCCATCGACCTGAGACGAAGAGAAAGGTCtatctattttatttagttattcaGTTAAACCAATGATTCGTTATTGGAGCAGATAGCAACAACCATTTCATCCGACATGCGTATTTTTGATTTTCCAATGAATGGGGAGTCCGCTTTGAAATCGTTCGCCCTGCACCCACCCCTGAGTATATGCTTCAACAGGAATCACGCACACAAGGGTAGATTGATACAATATAAACCTTTGGTAAAATGCCCCCCGCCCATAACCCAACGGATAAAGTACATTACATAGTCCGTTTTAGGGAATTGCGTCCAATAGGATTTGAACCTATACCAAAGGTTTAGAAGACCTCTGTCCTATCCATTAGATAATGGACGCTTTTCATTAAGATTTTTTTGACATTTTGACTTTTTTTCTCTTGTTcggttttttcttttctcttggtTAGAAAAACTAAAGAACATGTGAAAAATTGTATTGTTAGGAATTACGGatttattaattcaattcaatgatGCAAACTCTAGAAAGGATGCAAGATATACCTATTTTTTTTATAGGTATACTAATGAAAAACTATCTCAAAAAAGACGAACCGAAcccgtattttttttatttctattatatgcaatatcaatttatatttatatgaaaatatgaaaaataaaaagaattgttGTGAATCGATTCCAAGTTGAAGAAAGAATCGAACAGAATAGTCATTAATCAAATCATTCACTCCATAGTCTGATAAATCTTTTGAAAAACTGATTAATCGGACGAGAATAAAGATAGAGTCCCGTTCTACATGTCAATATCAATACCGACAACAATGAAATTTATAGTAAGAGGAAAATCCGTCAACTTTAAAAATCGTGAGGGTTCGGGGAAAGGATCTCCTGAGTATTGGGTAGCTGTCGTTAAACCGGGCAGAATACTTTATGAAATGAGTGGAGTAGCCGAAAATATAGCCAGAAAGGCTATTTCAATAGCGACGTAAAAAATGCCTATAAAAACTCAATTCATTATTTCAGGATAGGAATATAGAACCAAAGGAAAGAAGTCTTGTCTTGGGAATAAAAAAACAATTACGAGTTTCCTTTTTTTTGACaaacaatatttctttttttcttcgtATTTTGTCTGATTCACGAGGAAGGGCCCCGTTGAATTCTTACACTTTCATGCCTATAACTTAGTTCGTCCTATTATCCATTATTCCATAGTACAGGGACGAACCCAATCCAGAATATGAACCATAAAAGAAAATACCTATTAAACCGATCATAGGAATACCAGTTACCGTACCTATTATCCAAAGAGGAATCCTTACTCGAAATCTCACTTATCAGATTCCATTGTGGAAGACACAATTTTTTCTGAAGAATTCGCCATGATATATCTGATCCATTTTTCATTCCAGGTTTCTCTGAATTTGAAAGTTATCACTTAGTAGGTTTCCATAAAGGACTTAGACCTAAGACGATTCCAAATAGAAAAACTTCaatcatttcaatttatttgaaaggagaaaaagaaaggtaATATCTATCCCTAAATATTAATTTCTATTGCCCATGAATATCAATACCTAATAATTGATAATTAACACGGTAAAGAGCTATAGAATATATGGAATAGGGCAGAAAGCTTTGTTTTTATGAATTGTTCGTTCATtgaattaattttcaaataagtCGTATCTTACTCAGACCAATAAATAAAGCTGAGGTTATAGTTAAAGCCGCTAGTAAAAAACCGAAATAACTAGTTATAGTAGGCATGAAGAAGCTAAATGAAATATGTTCCTTTTATAcatatgttttgtttttgtaaagacGAAGAAAGAAATAATCTCTCCTATTTACTCCGTCGACAAAGAATCAAATTATCACtatatttattcctttttctACTTCTTCTTCCAAGTGCAGGATAACCCCAAGGGGTTGCGGGTTTTTCTCTACCAATTGGAGCCCTCCCTTCACCACCCCCATGGGGATGGTCTACAGGGTTCATAACTACTCCTCTTACTACAGGAGGCTTACCTAGCCAACATTTAGATCCGGCTCTACCCAAACTTTTCTGGTTCACCCCAACATTTTTATTGGTAATAAAAACCCAACTGTATATGTATAATAATTGAATTagaaattgtataatttaactgtAATGAGTCAATAAAGCATTTCATAAATGAATCAAAGAAGTTAAATTCAAAATCGGCAGGGTATACCCTTTTTTCGAAACGAAATACGAAGAAAAGTTACCATAGAACTCTTTGGATCATCTGTCAGTTGCTCAACGAATTACTTCTttggaatgttcaaaaaaaagaaagggatGCTGTATATGAATCACTCACATATTCTTCTGAATTATATGTATCCGCAGGATTAATTTGAAAACCAATAAggatatgaaattaattattatttttatagtataatAGCTAGaactaattatttatatttaataactaGAACTAAttattccattcatttctattTCGAATTCGAagataattcaaattttttagtCTAAAAAGAGTTTCATTCTAATTATCTAGACTTATAACGTATCATTTCATTtgtataatcataaaatatataaatgcatAAAAAGATTTTGACTCTAATTATCTCTATTTAGAACTCTAaactaaatagaaataaatttaatctatattaaatctattaaattgatCGATTAAATGaaatctatataaaaaatttctatataatttagatgtaaaatatactaaaatataaaataaactagaaaataaaaatggagtcagtaatattagtaatattatattactatattaatataaaagaaatataactaagatataaaaaagatattaaatatatagataaaaaatatatataaaattttaatttaaatcgaattattataattattagattCTATCAACATTAGCTTGAATATTAGATTGAATCtatcattattatattaaatatgttatatttatatatttatattaagtttaTATTAAGTATGgcattaaaaattagaaaaaattctaGTTTTTCTAAATTCGAGTCTATAATTCatattaataattcatattaattATGAATAACTAATAGATAGTTAATAGATAAGATCTAATAGTTTGCTGAATCCCTATGGATACCAAATTTCTATTATTTGAACTCGCTTAGCTCAGAGGTTAGAGCATCGCACTTGTAATGCGATGGTCATCGGTTCGATGCCGATAGCCGGCTTTCCCTATTTGTTTGCTTTTTGccttttttacataatttagaATGTTTTTTTTGAAATCAAAGAACAAACAGTGAAAAAgctttttccccttttctttccaaTTCTTTCGAAAACTCATGTTTCTATAATCAATTCGATCCCCCAATTGGATCGGGGGCAAACGCCTACGAAAAGATCGCTTGGATTTAAGAAAGAGTCGCTTGGATTTATCCATGATTTCTTTATTCCTTATTTCTAATATTTCTAAAAAGAATCCTATCCCTATCTCTATTTCTACGGATCCATTTTGGATAAATAAGATTCATGCTCTACTTCTTACTACTGATTATCACGACCTTGAACAGACACTAGATACACTCTCATCTTAAATTCTAAGATTGGATTTGCGCCAATGGAAACCATAAATTTCATACACAATAGAAGGATATGGTAGATCTATCTTTTTTAGATAGTGAACGTACGAACCCCATTCTATTCACTGGTACGGATCGTTGATACTGAAAaagttgtttcttttttcttagcCTATGATCTGAACAAGTCGCACATACACCCTAGTACATGTTCCTCGGCGCTGAGGACATCCCCCAAGAGCAGGGGATTTCGTGACATTTCTAATTGGCTGTCTTGCATTTCTAATAAGTTGTTTAATAGTTGGCATACTGAATCATATACATAATAGACTGGTTTAGATCGATCCTAACCAGATGATTCTGAATTacttctttttctatttaatagattaataaaatattaacccCTTAGGCTTAAGTTAAGAAGGAAAGGAAGAAGAGGGATTAAATCAATCTTAATTAAATTGTGGATTGGTGTTAAATCGTTGCTATTGCTATTTGTTGTTTAACTTATTTAACCGCTACAAGATCCACAATTCCATGAGCTTGGGCTTCTGTTGCTGACATAAAAACATCTCTTTCCATGTCTTCGGATACAACCCATAGGGGCTTGCTCGTTCTTTATACATAAACCCTTGTGAGGCTTTCGCGAAGTTTCAGTAGTTCTTCCGCTTTCAGGATAAATTCTCCTGTTTGTGCCTCATAAAAAGAACTAGCAGGTTGATGGATCATTACCCTGATGATATAACATAATAAAAGGTTCTTCTAACTCACATAATGAGGCGAGAAGAatagctaaaaatagctaaagaataataagaaaaaaagataGAATTGAACAACTGTACAGGCATTTTTTGTGCATTGCATATGGCTTTACAATGgaattctcttttttctttcatcgaaaaaagaaaaagagaaaatatagaGAGCGTTTATTAGACCCAGATCACTAAATAATCCAATTAccacccttctttttttttcggaAAAGTTCAAAAATACTATGATGGCTCCGTtgctttatatatttatttcgtcTGTGATTTAGCAAACccaaagtttcttttttttttcaaaaaaaaagaaagaaaaaatagtcttttttttcgtactcttttattttataacataaatataaatattgttataaatattgtTAATAGCCTCTggtgtgaaaagaaaaaaagtttgtGACGCTGAGATGGGCCCACAAAAGCTAAGATAAAATTG harbors:
- the LOC107890068 gene encoding NAD(P)H-quinone oxidoreductase subunit 5, chloroplastic; this translates as MALMGGFARIGNNEITILVNDAKKGSDIDPQKAQQALEIAEANLRKAEGKRQTIEIGIFPIIIIIIIIVDVSSMLGLVTSCNLIQIYIFWELVGMCSYLLIGFWFTRPAAANACQKAFVTNRIGDFGLLLGILGFYWIMGSFEFQDLFKIFNKLIYNNEVHFLFVTLCAFLLFTGAVAKSAQFPLNVWLPDAMEGPTPISALIHAATMVATGIFLVARLLPLFIVIPYIMNLISLIGIIMVLLGATLALSQNDIKRGLAYSTMSQLGYMMLALGMGSYRAALFHLITHAYSKALLFLASGSIIHSMEAIVGYSPEKSQNMVFMGGLKKHVPVTRIAFLVGTLSLCGIPPLACFWSKDEILSDSWLSSPIFAIIAWSNAGLTAFYMFRIYLLTFEGHLNVHFQKYSGKKSSSFYSIKLWGKEEQKIINRNFRLFPLLTLTMNNNEQPYTIGGKKEARITITNFGYKKAFSYPHESDNTMLFPMLILLLFTLFVGAIAIPFNQEGMHLDILSKLLTPSINLLHQNSNDFEDSYQFFKNATFSVSIACFGIFTAFLLYKPFYSSAQNLNLLNSFVKRGPKRILLDKMIYLIYDWSYNRGYIDMFYSISLTKGIRGLAELTHFFDRRVIDGITNRVGITSFFVGESVKYLGEVASRFIYYCI